A genomic stretch from Nilaparvata lugens isolate BPH chromosome 8, ASM1435652v1, whole genome shotgun sequence includes:
- the LOC111046250 gene encoding cell death abnormality protein 1-like isoform X1: METKIRLLQMDHSILFILLACVALADLQKARMENSHEKESSFEVGVFMNKTEQEMGLLEDNKTCKVPKCKPNCVNAASLDCHRQCQNGVFSTSGVCKCNDLYKYNEKTKNCEAECPSDCTQGCDIPMQCKGCKEGYTRTEGSLDCRPQCKGCQNGVCSAPGVCKCNHLYEYNETTKNCTPRCLKGCTRGCDTPMTCRECEEGYRIKNGSLECDPKCKGCNNGVCTAPDVCKCNNLYEYNGTTKNCTPKCIEGCTRGCDTPMTCKECGEGYKIKNGSLECEPECKGCNNGVCTAPDVCKCNNLYEYNETTENCTPKCIEGCTRGCDTPMTCKKCEEGYKIKNGSLECEPECKGCNNGVCTAPGVCKCNDLYKYNGTTNNCTPECPEDCSAGCDSPMQCNACREGYKSGGPNCEPECKGCGNGECMAPGMCLCKEGYARDLDDTECVPKCYPGCKNGVCSAPKICTCFKGYHMVNERVCESDTESCSKSVWNKIKLTHNDSCVGLHEPLQMYTDNCSSQFTNSSCFEELCSTPETETHPICSMHYMCEFIEVPSFTMLHSSSVQLQCRWRNRKMLDKNTKIEFESSANSTTAVRGSNANMQDDNLPLYFFRSDFDLNPCLLCLCPVNETRNFCMNESYALRLCACGSKTAVGRGSNFGFFHRSNYIFHYILSAICILAIIVLAWILLIFKCKKNMNNAETLADFSFTNDLYMDGSRFLEADQIMYNEVDNDGYERPQNLFLKFQSMEVGLV; the protein is encoded by the exons aCTGCTCCAAATggatcattctattctattcatcctCCTTGCTTGCGTTGCATTAGCTGACCTACAAAAAGCTCGTATGGAGAATTCTCATGAAAAAGAGTCTTCATTTGAAGTAGGGGTTTTCATGAACAAAACAGAACAAG AAATGGGCCTCCTGGAAGATAACAAAACATGTAAAGTGCCAAAATGTAAGCCGAATTGTGTGAATGCTGCCAGCTTAGATTGCCATCGTCAATGCCAAAATGGTGTATTCTCAACTTCCGGTGTTTGCAAGTGTAACGATTTGTATAAATACAATGAAAAGACAAAAAATTGTGAAGCAGAATGTCCTTCAGATTGTACCCAAGGCTGTGACATACCCATGCAGTGCAAAGGGTGTAAAGAGGGTTATACAAGGACGGAAGGTAGTTTGGATTGCCGTCCACAATGCAAGGGTTGCCAAAATGGTGTGTGCTCAGCTCCCGGTGTTTGCAAGTGTAACCATTTGTATGAATACAACGAAACTACAAAGAATTGTACACCAAGATGCCTTAAAGGATGTACCCGTGGTTGTGATACACCCATGACATGTAGAGAATGTGAGGAAGGATATAGAATTAAAAATGGTAGTCTTGAATGCGATCCTAAATGTAAGGGATGTAACAACGGTGTATGCACAGCTCCTGATGTTTGCAAGTGTAACAATTTGTATGAATACAATGGAACAACAAAGAATTGTACACCAAAATGTATTGAAGGCTGTACCCGTGGTTGTGATACACCCATGACATGTAAAGAATGTGGAGAAggatataaaatcaaaaatggTAGTCTTGAATGCGAGCCTGAATGTAAGGGATGTAACAACGGTGTATGTACAGCTCCTGATGTTTGCAAGTGTAACAATTTGTATGAATACAATGAAACAACAGAGAATTGTACACCAAAATGTATAGAAGGCTGTACCCGTGGTTGTGATACACCCATGACATGTAAAAAATGTGAGGAaggatataaaattaaaaatggtaGTCTTGAATGCGAGCCTGAATGTAAGGGATGTAACAATGGCGTATGCACAGCTCCCGGTGTTTGTAAATGTAATGATCTCTACAAATACAATGGAACAACCAACAATTGTACTCCTGAGTGCCCTGAAGACTGTTCAGCTGGTTGTGATTCGCCGATGCAGTGCAATGCATGTAGAGAAGGATACAAGAGTGGTGGCCCAAATTGTGAACCAGAATGCAAGGGGTGTGGAAATGGAGAATGTATGGCGCCAGGAATGTGCTTATGTAAAGAAGGCTATGCTCGTGATTTGGATGACACAGAATGTGTTCCCAAGTGTTATCCCGGTTGTAAAAATGGCGTTTGCTCAGCTCCAAAAATATGCACTTGTTTCAAAGGTTatcacatggtgaatgaaagAGTCTGTGAAAGTGATACAGAATCATGCAGTAAATCTGTTTGGAACAAAATCAAACTGACACACAATGATAGCTGTGTTGGTTTACATGAACCTCTCCAAATGTATACTGATAACTGTTCTTCACAATTCACCAATTCATCATgctttgaagaattgtgttccaCTCCGGAGACAGAAACTCATCCAATTTGCAGTATGCATTACATGTGTGAATTTATTGAGGTCCCTTCATTCACCATGCTACACAGTAGCTCAGTACAACTGCAATGTCGGTGGAGGAATCGAAAAATGCTTGACAAAAACacaaaaatcgaatttgaatccAGTGCCAACAGTACAACGGCTGTGAGAGGTTCCAACGCTAACATGCAAGATGATAATCTACCGCTTTACTTCTTCAGATCCGACTTTGATCTAAATCCTTGCCTGTTATGTTTATGTCCAGTCAATGAAACAAG gaaTTTCTGCATGAATGAATCTTATGCGTTGAGACTATGTGCGTGTGGCTCAAAAACGGCAGTCGGCAGAG GTTCAAACTTTGGTTTCTTCCATCGaagcaattatatttttcattatattttgtcTGCTATTTGCATACTAGCAATAATTGTCCTAGCTTGGATCCTTCTTAtattcaaatgcaaaaaaaatatgaacaacGCTGAGACTCTTGCAG ACTTTTCATTCACCAACGATTTATACATGGATGGTAGCAGATTCTTAGAAGCTGACCAAATTATGTACAATGAAGTTGATAATGATGGATACGAGCGACCTCAAAATTTATTCCTCAAGTTCCAGTCCATGGAAGTAGGCCtagtttga
- the LOC111046250 gene encoding cell death abnormality protein 1-like isoform X2 — METKIRLLQMDHSILFILLACVALADLQKARMENSHEKESSFEVGVFMNKTEQEMGLLEDNKTCKVPKCKPNCVNAASLDCHRQCQNGVFSTSGVCKCNDLYKYNEKTKNCEAECPSDCTQGCDIPMQCKGCKEGYTRTEGSLDCRPQCKGCQNGVCSAPGVCKCNHLYEYNETTKNCTPRCLKGCTRGCDTPMTCRECEEGYRIKNGSLECDPKCKGCNNGVCTAPDVCKCNNLYEYNGTTKNCTPKCIEGCTRGCDTPMTCKECGEGYKIKNGSLECEPECKGCNNGVCTAPDVCKCNNLYEYNETTENCTPKCIEGCTRGCDTPMTCKKCEEGYKIKNGSLECEPECKGCNNGVCTAPGVCKCNDLYKYNGTTNNCTPECPEDCSAGCDSPMQCNACREGYKSGGPNCEPECKGCGNGECMAPGMCLCKEGYARDLDDTECVPKCYPGCKNGVCSAPKICTCFKGYHMVNERVCESDTESCSKSVWNKIKLTHNDSCVGLHEPLQMYTDNCSSQFTNSSCFEELCSTPETETHPICSMHYMCEFIEVPSFTMLHSSSVQLQCRWRNRKMLDKNTKIEFESSANSTTAVRGSNANMQDDNLPLYFFRSDFDLNPCLLCLCPVNETRFKLWFLPSKQLYFSLYFVCYLHTSNNCPSLDPSYIQMQKKYEQR, encoded by the exons aCTGCTCCAAATggatcattctattctattcatcctCCTTGCTTGCGTTGCATTAGCTGACCTACAAAAAGCTCGTATGGAGAATTCTCATGAAAAAGAGTCTTCATTTGAAGTAGGGGTTTTCATGAACAAAACAGAACAAG AAATGGGCCTCCTGGAAGATAACAAAACATGTAAAGTGCCAAAATGTAAGCCGAATTGTGTGAATGCTGCCAGCTTAGATTGCCATCGTCAATGCCAAAATGGTGTATTCTCAACTTCCGGTGTTTGCAAGTGTAACGATTTGTATAAATACAATGAAAAGACAAAAAATTGTGAAGCAGAATGTCCTTCAGATTGTACCCAAGGCTGTGACATACCCATGCAGTGCAAAGGGTGTAAAGAGGGTTATACAAGGACGGAAGGTAGTTTGGATTGCCGTCCACAATGCAAGGGTTGCCAAAATGGTGTGTGCTCAGCTCCCGGTGTTTGCAAGTGTAACCATTTGTATGAATACAACGAAACTACAAAGAATTGTACACCAAGATGCCTTAAAGGATGTACCCGTGGTTGTGATACACCCATGACATGTAGAGAATGTGAGGAAGGATATAGAATTAAAAATGGTAGTCTTGAATGCGATCCTAAATGTAAGGGATGTAACAACGGTGTATGCACAGCTCCTGATGTTTGCAAGTGTAACAATTTGTATGAATACAATGGAACAACAAAGAATTGTACACCAAAATGTATTGAAGGCTGTACCCGTGGTTGTGATACACCCATGACATGTAAAGAATGTGGAGAAggatataaaatcaaaaatggTAGTCTTGAATGCGAGCCTGAATGTAAGGGATGTAACAACGGTGTATGTACAGCTCCTGATGTTTGCAAGTGTAACAATTTGTATGAATACAATGAAACAACAGAGAATTGTACACCAAAATGTATAGAAGGCTGTACCCGTGGTTGTGATACACCCATGACATGTAAAAAATGTGAGGAaggatataaaattaaaaatggtaGTCTTGAATGCGAGCCTGAATGTAAGGGATGTAACAATGGCGTATGCACAGCTCCCGGTGTTTGTAAATGTAATGATCTCTACAAATACAATGGAACAACCAACAATTGTACTCCTGAGTGCCCTGAAGACTGTTCAGCTGGTTGTGATTCGCCGATGCAGTGCAATGCATGTAGAGAAGGATACAAGAGTGGTGGCCCAAATTGTGAACCAGAATGCAAGGGGTGTGGAAATGGAGAATGTATGGCGCCAGGAATGTGCTTATGTAAAGAAGGCTATGCTCGTGATTTGGATGACACAGAATGTGTTCCCAAGTGTTATCCCGGTTGTAAAAATGGCGTTTGCTCAGCTCCAAAAATATGCACTTGTTTCAAAGGTTatcacatggtgaatgaaagAGTCTGTGAAAGTGATACAGAATCATGCAGTAAATCTGTTTGGAACAAAATCAAACTGACACACAATGATAGCTGTGTTGGTTTACATGAACCTCTCCAAATGTATACTGATAACTGTTCTTCACAATTCACCAATTCATCATgctttgaagaattgtgttccaCTCCGGAGACAGAAACTCATCCAATTTGCAGTATGCATTACATGTGTGAATTTATTGAGGTCCCTTCATTCACCATGCTACACAGTAGCTCAGTACAACTGCAATGTCGGTGGAGGAATCGAAAAATGCTTGACAAAAACacaaaaatcgaatttgaatccAGTGCCAACAGTACAACGGCTGTGAGAGGTTCCAACGCTAACATGCAAGATGATAATCTACCGCTTTACTTCTTCAGATCCGACTTTGATCTAAATCCTTGCCTGTTATGTTTATGTCCAGTCAATGAAACAAG GTTCAAACTTTGGTTTCTTCCATCGaagcaattatatttttcattatattttgtcTGCTATTTGCATACTAGCAATAATTGTCCTAGCTTGGATCCTTCTTAtattcaaatgcaaaaaaaatatgaacaacGCTGA